A region from the Mucilaginibacter sp. CSA2-8R genome encodes:
- a CDS encoding MFS transporter, producing MSAMPTVASKINQLKPVLGGSIGNLIEWYDWYAYSVFSLYFASVFFPKQSATAQLLNTAGIFAIGFLMRPIGGWLMGSYADRRGRKAALTLSVLLMSAGSLMITLVPGYAQIGIAAPVILVLARMLQGLSIGGEYGTAATYLSEIAPPHRRGFYSSFQYVSTTMGQLIALSLLMMMERWLLTSEQLTAWGWRIPFAIGGLLALSAIYLRRNLPETEFYTKESVSTDRRGTMAELRKYRREVVTIVGYTVGLTVSYYTFSTYIQKFLVNTAGFSKQDATLVTTIALFAFMLLQPLAGLLADYAGRKRIIFIYGTMALLTTWPIISLLGNTREVWQAALLVILALGILSLNTSISAIIKAELFPVHVRSLGVSFPYALTVALFGGTAEYIALLFKSYGHAEWFYWYLTACVALSLIVSIRMRDPEQYSQMEDK from the coding sequence ATGTCTGCTATGCCTACGGTGGCTTCTAAAATAAATCAGCTTAAACCCGTTTTAGGTGGTTCAATCGGTAACTTAATTGAGTGGTACGATTGGTATGCCTATTCGGTGTTCTCATTATATTTTGCTAGTGTGTTTTTTCCAAAGCAAAGCGCAACGGCACAACTGCTTAATACTGCCGGTATATTTGCTATTGGCTTTTTAATGCGGCCCATTGGCGGTTGGCTAATGGGTAGTTATGCAGATCGCCGTGGTCGTAAAGCTGCCCTTACATTGTCGGTACTTTTAATGAGTGCCGGCTCGCTGATGATTACACTGGTGCCAGGTTATGCACAAATTGGTATTGCAGCGCCAGTCATCTTAGTGTTGGCCCGCATGCTGCAAGGTTTAAGCATAGGCGGCGAGTATGGTACGGCGGCTACTTATTTAAGCGAAATTGCGCCACCACACCGTCGTGGATTTTACTCCAGTTTTCAATACGTAAGTACGACCATGGGCCAATTAATTGCGTTGAGCTTGCTGATGATGATGGAACGCTGGCTGCTCACATCCGAGCAGCTGACTGCCTGGGGCTGGCGTATTCCGTTTGCTATAGGCGGCCTGCTGGCCCTATCGGCCATTTACCTGCGTCGCAATTTGCCGGAAACCGAATTCTATACCAAAGAATCTGTAAGCACTGATAGACGCGGGACGATGGCAGAGTTGCGGAAGTACCGCCGGGAGGTAGTAACGATTGTAGGATATACTGTAGGGCTAACTGTATCATACTACACCTTTTCGACCTACATTCAAAAATTTTTAGTGAACACTGCAGGTTTTAGCAAGCAGGATGCCACTCTGGTAACTACCATAGCCCTGTTTGCCTTTATGTTATTGCAGCCACTGGCCGGTTTGCTGGCTGATTATGCCGGGCGTAAACGCATAATTTTTATATATGGCACAATGGCATTGCTTACTACCTGGCCTATTATAAGTTTGTTGGGTAACACCCGCGAAGTTTGGCAGGCTGCCTTACTTGTTATACTGGCATTAGGCATTTTAAGTTTAAATACCTCCATTTCGGCCATTATTAAGGCCGAACTTTTTCCGGTTCATGTGCGCTCATTAGGTGTAAGTTTCCCGTATGCTTTAACTGTAGCTTTGTTTGGTGGTACGGCCGAGTACATTGCGCTGTTGTTTAAAAGTTACGGCCACGCCGAATGGTTTTACTGGTACTTAACGGCATGCGTTGCCTTATCGTTGATCGTAAGCATCCGCATGCGCGACCCTGAGCAATACTCGCAGATGGAGGATAAATAG